The Lusitaniella coriacea LEGE 07157 region ATTTGGTTGGCATCGAGTCCGAATTGAGTGAAGGAGTGGAAGAGGTTTGTTCCGTCACCAGAGAGGGTTCCGCCGTTGATGTTGTATTGATTGCCGTTGATGGTGAGGGTGGTTCCGGTTCCATCGGCTGCGGGGGTGATGGTTTGGGCTAAAGTGAGGGGGGGATTTAAGAAAAGGGTAGATGCGTACAGAATTGGAAGATAGAACGCTGGGCGTTGAAGGGGCAGCATAGATATTTTTCCACAATTCAAGTAGCTTCATTTTATCAGTACGTTTGCGGGCGCGATCGCGCGTAAGGTGACAATAGAACTAAAAACCCGCGTGCGCTGAGACATCACATTAACCTTGGACAACCATTCTGATGCGAATTGCTCAAACATCCTAACTTTTAGGATAACCGCGATCGCGCGCCTCCCAAGAGAACTGTTAAATCGAGTATTCCCTCAAGAAAGTTTGAATACGGACAAAATTAAGGATGAACAAACATTTCATTGCCCATAGCGGACATTTTGAGCAAGAAACTCAACCGCAAAATCCCGCGCCGCCATCTCCATCCCCTCAGTCTAACTCGACCCCCCAGACGGTCATTGAGGATACTTCTGTCCCTCCGATAACGACAGTTCCTTCTTCCCCTACCGGAACCTTAGCGCCCGGTTTGGGCGAATCGATCCTGATACTATTGGTTGCAAATCCCTTGCTTCTATCTGCCTTGAAACGGCGGATTCATCAATCCTGAGCAGTTCGGTACTTTCCTCACGTTCTATGCAGATTTCTAAAACTCGCCTGCGCCAAATCCATTTCACCCTAGCGCCGATTCTCCTGTTTCCCGTGCTACTGTCGCTGATTACGGGTTCGCTATTTCAAATTGCCGTCCTCACCGATAGCGCGAATGATTTTCTGTGGTTATTGGAGCTACACCGAGGAAAGTTTGGTTCGATTAATCTGGAGATGATTTATCCGTTTCTCAATGCTTTTGGGATGCTGATGTTGGCAACAACAGGGATAATGATGTGGTGGCAGTATCGTCCGCGATCGGCAAACCGAACTTCTTCAAACCCGAAAACCCAAGAACGCGAATTGTAGCTAAAAGCAAACC contains the following coding sequences:
- a CDS encoding PepSY domain-containing protein; its protein translation is MQISKTRLRQIHFTLAPILLFPVLLSLITGSLFQIAVLTDSANDFLWLLELHRGKFGSINLEMIYPFLNAFGMLMLATTGIMMWWQYRPRSANRTSSNPKTQEREL